The window CAGGAAGGTCAGGGAAGAGCATTTGGGCGGTACCACCGGTGATTATGCAACTCACGAGCATGCCAGGAAAGAGTTGTTATTTGCTGCTTCGGTTTTTCGCCGGCATCCGGGATGGACTCAGGTCAACGTTACCGGGAAGTCAATAGAGGAAATAGCCTCGGAAATACTTTCTTTACGGGGCGACAAAGAATAAAAACTGTCCACCGGATTAAAGACCCGGTGGACAGATACGATGCAATAAACCCAGAACTATAGTAATTATTTAAATCTTTGCAGGAAAATTCCGGACTCAGACTTTCACGGAAGCATTAAGGCTGTGGTTTATCTCCTCCTCGGTTATGGAATAATCTTCCAGGAGCCCGGCGAAATACTGGTCATAAGCTGCCAAATCGATCAACCCGTGGCCGGAGAAATTAAACAGAATAGTCTTGCTTTTCCCCTCCTGTTTGGCAATCTCCACTTCTCTGGCTACCTGAGCGATGGCGTGGGCCGTTTCAGGGGCAGGGATGATCCCTTCGCATCGTGCGAATTTCACGGCATTTTCGAAAGTTTCCAGTTGGGGAACGGCGCGGGCTTCGATGAGATCATCGTGAAGCAGTTGGCTGATGATAGCTCCGGCTCCGTGGTAACGCAAGCCACCGGCATGAATACCGGGAGGTATGAACTCATGTCCTAAAGTATACATAGGGATTAATGGGGTTAGACCAACCGTATCCCCGAAATCATAGGTGAATTTACCCCTGGTAAGTTTGGGACAGGAATTTGGTTCAACGGCGATAAATCGTGTATTTCTGCCCTCAATGATATTATATCGCAGGAAAGGCAGGCTGATACCGGCGAAATTAGACCCACCCCCGAAGCATCCTATAACAATATCAGGATAATCATTTACCTTACTGAATTGCCTCAATGCTTCTTCTCCTATAATAGTTTGATGCAGGAGGACATGATTCAGGACACTTCCAAGAGAGTACTTCGTATCGGGATTTTTTGCTGCGACCTCCACCGCTTCGGAAATAGCAATACCTAAGCTGCCGGGTGAATCAGGATGTTCGGTAAGGATTTTCCTGCCCGATTCGGTTTCCATACTGGGAGAAGGAATTACTTCCGCACCCCATGTGTGCATCATAGACCGGCGGTAAGGTTTTTGCTCATAGCTTACTTTGACCATAAAGACCTTCAGGTCGATGCCAAACTGCCGGCATGCAAAGCTGAGAGCGCTTCCCCACTGGCCCGCACCGGTCTCCGTTGTCATTTTTTTCACTCCTTCACGGGCATTATAGTATGCCTGAGCAACGGCGGTGTTGGTTTTGTGAGAACCTGAAGGACTTATTCCTTCATACTTAAAATATATCCTGCAAGGAGAGTTCAGTTCTTTTTCAAACCGCATTGCCCTGATTAAAGGACTTGGTCTCCATATCCTGTAAATGTCGAGAATTTCCTGCGGGATATCGATAAACCTTTCCGTTGAAACTTCCTGTTCAATCAGCCCCATCGGAAACAAGGGAGCCAAATCATCAGGCCCTATAGGTTGAAGGGTACCTGGATGTAAAGGAGGCTTTGGAAGGTTGGGCATATCGGCCAGGATATTATACCATCTTCGTGGCATTTCACTTTCGTTGAGT of the Bacteroidota bacterium genome contains:
- a CDS encoding TrpB-like pyridoxal phosphate-dependent enzyme — translated: METNYKIQLNESEMPRRWYNILADMPNLPKPPLHPGTLQPIGPDDLAPLFPMGLIEQEVSTERFIDIPQEILDIYRIWRPSPLIRAMRFEKELNSPCRIYFKYEGISPSGSHKTNTAVAQAYYNAREGVKKMTTETGAGQWGSALSFACRQFGIDLKVFMVKVSYEQKPYRRSMMHTWGAEVIPSPSMETESGRKILTEHPDSPGSLGIAISEAVEVAAKNPDTKYSLGSVLNHVLLHQTIIGEEALRQFSKVNDYPDIVIGCFGGGSNFAGISLPFLRYNIIEGRNTRFIAVEPNSCPKLTRGKFTYDFGDTVGLTPLIPMYTLGHEFIPPGIHAGGLRYHGAGAIISQLLHDDLIEARAVPQLETFENAVKFARCEGIIPAPETAHAIAQVAREVEIAKQEGKSKTILFNFSGHGLIDLAAYDQYFAGLLEDYSITEEEINHSLNASVKV